In Panacibacter ginsenosidivorans, the following proteins share a genomic window:
- a CDS encoding class I SAM-dependent methyltransferase, producing MASNLNIQNEFKAVSEKYDTQRKHLIPCFNDFYSIPLELSEEIEEVKNVLDVGAGTGLMSAFFYEKYPEASFTLVDLSNDMLAKAKERFEKQNENFTYLSADFSTTDFGEQQYDLVISGLAIHHLEHSLKQELFSKIYKALKPGGWFINADQVEGGTEEADYIYRDNWKKKVEQSPLTEDAKQSAYKRIQLDIMAPLNDQLHWLKDAGFEQANCYYQYFNFVVFAGRK from the coding sequence TACAAAATGAATTCAAAGCTGTATCTGAAAAATACGATACGCAAAGAAAACATTTGATTCCATGCTTCAACGATTTCTATAGCATACCACTGGAACTTTCTGAAGAAATTGAAGAAGTAAAAAATGTCTTGGATGTTGGTGCGGGCACAGGTTTAATGAGTGCATTCTTTTACGAAAAATACCCGGAAGCTTCTTTTACTTTGGTTGACCTATCAAATGATATGCTTGCAAAAGCAAAAGAGCGTTTTGAAAAACAAAATGAAAATTTTACTTATTTAAGCGCGGATTTTTCAACTACAGATTTTGGCGAACAACAATACGATTTAGTGATCTCTGGTTTGGCAATTCATCATTTGGAACATTCTTTAAAACAAGAGTTGTTTTCAAAGATTTATAAAGCATTGAAGCCGGGTGGTTGGTTCATAAATGCAGATCAGGTAGAAGGTGGAACCGAAGAAGCAGATTACATTTATCGTGACAACTGGAAAAAGAAAGTTGAGCAATCACCATTAACAGAAGATGCAAAGCAAAGTGCATATAAAAGAATTCAGTTAGACATAATGGCGCCATTGAACGATCAGTTACATTGGTTAAAAGATGCAGGTTTTGAACAGGCAAATTGCTATTATCAATATTTCAATTTTGTAGTTTTTGCTGGCAGGAAATAA